One Pyrofollis japonicus DNA window includes the following coding sequences:
- a CDS encoding ferredoxin, protein MAKIRVWIDRDQCIADMVCVSLCPDVFEMSEEDGKSQIVAKWRTDPNNPAEGVVPEDLKDCVQSAVESCPVSIIHMEEIQE, encoded by the coding sequence GTGGCCAAGATACGCGTCTGGATAGACCGAGACCAGTGCATTGCAGACATGGTATGTGTAAGCCTCTGCCCAGACGTCTTCGAGATGAGCGAAGAGGATGGAAAGAGCCAAATAGTTGCCAAGTGGAGGACTGATCCAAACAACCCCGCAGAAGGTGTCGTCCCAGAGGATCTGAAGGACTGTGTACAGTCAGCAGTAGAGAGCTGCCCCGTCTCCATAATCCACATGGAAGAAATACAAGAGTAA
- a CDS encoding ERCC4 domain-containing protein, giving the protein MPIVSEKLLAPVDVIVDSREASKNKDIVEKIKQKGVKVAVMELQAGDYYILAPDPSKALLVERKTVLDLANSIRDNRIWDQAKRLSEAARHDGVRPVIVLEGWLGLIEKKTKWNLTAVLRIIDELVLDWGIPVIPTNNKDATAAWIAAKAKSLGKTEEKRILRLRVEKKPMSLNDRILYVAEGIVGPILARRLLMHFGTLRRIANASINELMKVEGIGEIRAREIYAIFNTPWKPSSADKGQDPRGKSPAGK; this is encoded by the coding sequence ATGCCAATAGTGTCTGAGAAGCTCCTTGCGCCAGTAGATGTTATCGTTGATAGCCGAGAGGCATCCAAGAACAAAGATATCGTGGAAAAGATTAAGCAGAAAGGAGTCAAGGTTGCAGTGATGGAGCTACAAGCTGGTGATTACTATATACTAGCACCCGATCCGTCCAAGGCATTACTTGTTGAGCGGAAAACAGTACTTGACCTAGCCAATAGTATAAGGGATAACAGGATATGGGACCAGGCAAAGCGGCTCAGCGAAGCGGCTCGCCACGATGGTGTAAGGCCCGTAATTGTTCTTGAAGGATGGCTTGGCCTAATAGAGAAGAAGACCAAGTGGAATCTGACTGCAGTGCTTAGAATAATTGACGAGCTCGTTCTTGACTGGGGTATACCGGTTATACCTACCAACAATAAGGATGCGACAGCAGCATGGATAGCAGCAAAAGCAAAGAGTCTTGGAAAAACAGAGGAGAAGCGCATACTTCGCTTACGTGTTGAAAAGAAACCGATGTCTCTAAACGATAGAATCTTATACGTTGCTGAGGGCATTGTAGGCCCTATTCTTGCAAGGAGATTACTAATGCATTTTGGAACATTGAGGAGAATAGCGAATGCAAGCATAAACGAGCTTATGAAGGTCGAAGGTATAGGCGAGATTAGGGCTAGAGAAATTTATGCGATATTCAATACTCCGTGGAAGCCGTCTAGTGCAGATAAAGGACAAGATCCCCGTGGAAAGTCTCCTGCTGGGAAGTGA
- a CDS encoding DUF429 domain-containing protein, with amino-acid sequence MRRIAGLDLAAIHRRPTGLAILDTATRSIIFLEEVFSDEDVVDPIMHHRVGLVVVDAPLSFPPRGRGFRDVERMAMAKGARFLPLTMRSMIMLAERAIRLKRMLEVAGIIVVETHPSSSLKISGCSFSQLLEELNVSLPRRPRSRHEEDAIIAALTGLCVLEDCAELFETGHDRLVLLKQICKH; translated from the coding sequence ATGCGGCGCATTGCTGGACTAGACTTAGCTGCAATACATCGACGCCCCACAGGGTTAGCAATACTTGATACAGCCACGCGCTCTATTATTTTCCTTGAAGAGGTTTTTAGCGATGAAGACGTAGTAGACCCGATTATGCACCATAGGGTCGGGCTAGTCGTTGTTGACGCACCGCTTTCTTTTCCTCCACGAGGACGAGGCTTCAGAGACGTTGAGCGAATGGCTATGGCAAAGGGGGCTCGGTTTTTACCACTCACAATGAGGTCAATGATTATGCTCGCCGAGAGAGCTATAAGATTGAAGAGAATGTTGGAGGTAGCTGGCATAATCGTTGTTGAGACTCATCCTTCGAGTTCTTTAAAAATAAGCGGTTGTTCGTTTAGCCAGCTTCTTGAAGAACTTAATGTATCTCTACCTCGTAGACCCAGAAGCAGACACGAAGAAGATGCTATAATTGCTGCCCTCACTGGTCTCTGCGTTCTTGAAGACTGTGCGGAGTTATTTGAAACAGGTCATGATAGACTAGTACTATTGAAGCAAATTTGCAAACACTAA